A window of Candida orthopsilosis Co 90-125, chromosome 8 draft sequence contains these coding sequences:
- a CDS encoding Rer1 protein (S. cerevisiae homolog RER1 has role retrograde vesicle-mediated transport, Golgi to ER, retention in ER lumen, ER to Golgi vesicle-mediated transport and to ER to Golgi transport vesicle, COPI-coated vesicle), whose product MPIDLPFEIPTDNPVYQNYKKILITYQKFVDESVPHTGYRWLGFGVLLTLFMTRIFIVQGWYIICYALGIYLLNLFLAFLTPKFDPSLEQEMKNESIEEGMDQETQESGSKDDEFRPFIRRLPEFKFWYNATRATVLSLVLTFFSIFDIPVFWPILLMYFIILFALTMRKQIQHMTKYKYLPFDLGKTRYRK is encoded by the coding sequence ATGCCAATAGATTTGCCATTTGAAATACCTACAGATAATCCCGTGTACCagaattacaaaaagattttgattacatatcaaaagtttgttgatgaatctgTGCCACACACTGGTTATAGATGGTTAGGGTTTGGGGTATTACTTACTTTATTTATGACCAGAATTTTCATTGTTCAAGGGTGGTACATCATTTGTTACGCATTGGGGATatacttgttgaatttattcTTGGCGTTTTTGACCCCAAAGTTTGATCCATCGTTGGAACAGGAGATGAAGAATGAATCTATTGAGGAAGGAATGGACCAAGAGACTCAAGAATCTGGGTCTAAGGATGACGAATTCAGGCCATTTATTAGGAGATTACCAGAATTCAAGTTCTGGTATAACGCCACAAGAGCCACTGTTTTAAGTTTGGTGTTGACCTTTTTCTCAATCTTTGATATTCCAGTTTTTTGGCCAATTTTATTGATGTACTTCATAATCCTTTTTGCTTTGACAATGCGTAAACAGATACAGCATATGACAAAGTACAAGTACTTGCCATTTGATTTGGGCAAGACAAGATATAGGAAGTGA
- a CDS encoding Grc3 protein (S. cerevisiae homolog GRC3 has polynucleotide 5'-hydroxyl-kinase activity, has role in termination of polymerase I transcription, rRNA processing and localizes to nucleolar chromatin) — translation MSAYAALRTDAASNIDSPVTPLDVDDNALQYVKGSDDEFSDEDDTMSTVDVKLGSRANESNSSTPALSKQRIFQSNFLPSETNLQFDEDSVSVRLECGDFIMIRGMFKLQILHGNVRINNCYELNAGNDRIYTFFTTDSHALPIIANVSAGTREKDSIARIKLSNYFTGFNDTNHKLSLIQVSPESNTKENIFKRFTFQIIIQSGSHYGLYVDDSWISYFASSAAISAHNLIVIGNKNAGKSTFCKSLSDYLRFEKKQSVVVMDLDPGQSDNSSPFCMSLSVQLPQGICATSGFVFDKHEEYYGFNSPMDAPSRYLEVTRKLYAIYHQKFKHKGMRLVINTPGWIKGYGKTLLQEVTSIVNPSDLILLTNNLSIESEENQSVLQSMNFATVYLLPGVFQLPSSSPSQFRIDNKLMYFHQKGGDSFDFSHYLLSTPPKRISYQVGTSEQGVYGVSILNYKVDANFDFRNIPLLLSSLIWGVYSVQSSCDEAVVKDSKYNLYPNLIKSKDLESVLGANSQFLGLLIIHSINPCDNYLNVYTPPIVSQKIEGALKSKSKIVLLRGEGSIPPIELMYPQFHQTGTTMQLQRPRVVSSKAHMPYINTKGRTKIGGIWKVRRNILRRSHRR, via the coding sequence ATGAGTGCATATGCAGCTTTGAGGACCGATGCTGCTAGCAATATAGACTCTCCCGTCACACCACTAGATGTGGATGACAACGCTTTACAGTATGTGAAGGGTTCTGATGACGAGTTCAGTGACGAGGATGATACCATGTCAACAGTAGACGTCAAGTTGGGATCGAGAGCCAATGAAAGTAATAGCTCAACCCCGGCTTTGTCAAAGCAAAGAATTTTCCAGTCGAATTTTCTACCAAGTGAAACGAATTTACagtttgatgaagattcGGTTTCGGTGAGACTTGAATGTGGAGACTTCATAATGATTCGAGGGATGTTTAAGCTTCAAATATTGCATGGAAATGTACGCATCAATAACTGCTATGAACTCAATGCTGGTAATGATCGTATATACACCTTTTTCACAACAGATCTGCACGCTTTACCGATTATTGCCAATGTTTCCGCCGGGACACGAGAGAAGGACTCAATTGCCAGGATCAAATTGAGCAACTACTTTACTGGATTTAATGACACAAATCACAAGTTGTCATTGATTCAGGTATCCCCAGAAAGTAATACCAAAGAAAACATATTTAAACGATTCACCTTTCAGATAATTATACAAAGTGGCAGTCATTATGGCTTATATGTGGATGATTCTTGGATCAGTTACTTTGCATCTTCTGCTGCAATATCGGCAcataatttgattgttattggaaacaaaaatgCAGGCAAGTCTACCTTCTGCAAGTCATTGCTGGACTATCTACGTTtcgaaaagaaacaatcCGTAGTGGTCATGGACCTTGATCCAGGACAATCTGATAATTCATCCCCGTTTTGCATGTCGTTGAGCGTCCAATTGCCTCAAGGAATCTGTGCAACTTCTGGCTTTGTATTTGACAAGCATGAAGAATATTATGGCTTCAACAGTCCAATGGATGCACCGTCTAGATACCTCGAAGTTACTCGAAAGCTTTACGCtatttatcatcaaaaattcaaacacaAAGGTATGAGGTTAGTAATAAACACCCCTGGTTGGATTAAAGGTTATGGTAAAACGCTTTTGCAGGAAGTAACTAGTATTGTCAATCCTTCTGATTTGATTCTCTTAACaaacaatttgtcaattgagtccgaagaaaatcaaagtgTATTACAAAGCATGAATTTTGCCACAGTGTATTTATTACCTggtgtttttcaattaccTTCGAGCTCTCCAAGTCAATTCCGAATAGATAACAAGCTCATGTACTTCCATCAAAAAGGAGGCGAcagttttgatttcagcCACTACCTTTTAAGTACCCCTCCAAAGAGAATTAGCTACCAGGTTGGCACCTCAGAACAGGGGGTTTACGGTGTGTCGATTCTCAATTACAAGGTTGATGCCAATTTCGACTTCCGTAATATTCCATTATTGCTTTCATCGTTAATTTGGGGGGTATATAGCGTACAGTCGTCATGTGATGAGGCCGTGGTTAAGGACAGCAAGTACAACCTATATCCTAACTTGATAAAATCGAAGGATCTTGAGCTGGTTCTTGGGGCTAATAGTCAATTTTTGGGACTTCTTATTATACATAGTATCAACCCCTGCGATAATTATTTAAATGTTTACACACCGCCAATTGTCCTGCAAAAGATAGAAGGAGCCCTAAAATCCAAGTCCAAGATTGTCCTCTTACGAGGTGAAGGAAGTATCCCACCAATAGAGCTAATGTACCCGCAATTTCATCAGACTGGAACCACAATGCAATTGCAACGCCCCCGTGTAGTCTCGTCCAAGGCACACATGCCGTACATAAATACTAAAGGAAGAACAAAAATAGGGGGTATTTGGAAGGTGAGACGTAACATTCTTCGAAGGAGTCACCGAAGGTGA
- a CDS encoding Grc3 protein, whose protein sequence is MQVPWCKGVRGFIEQRDHGIFSFIFYPKFIRRALSTKLSARLDLDKYNDFEISVTPNIGNFQREDLMSMPVQGFTQCTLPEFKVPPTQFIDFIEPPWATRLAELYIYPIVRFAYAQGGSEVECKIEFDRECLLRDGKKKNRPDYTVKVQIKPAKGKEAESGDKGNSEVDLTWVAEVKSCTLNNICDTTKASHKAILQQVIIEMWFATSKIGFLISLDSIIKITVKDINNDTVKIEVEDWAEEMLGVGGCLLVALAKLREDDFKMSKSDREKLERIIFKENAERTHSGQSFGAQSKESEGSSNDDSGAGAGGGGGGKQGSPGKGSGSSGAADVPGGDHDSPKKRAKRSMRKLKEVKASIKHLFHLEEPPKENRAPDSHKEEVVGKKAAEHIPDSGALNNYEEEEAKVVESSKDGEENKENMNPLEAEEGKKDEGLGTQRSESSPPSKLGTVMSFFKRHME, encoded by the coding sequence ATGCAAGTACCGTGGTGCAAAGGAGTACGCGGATTCATTGAACAACGTGATCACGGTATCTttagttttattttttatcCCAAATTTATCAGACGTGCCTTAAGCACCAAGTTAAGTGCACGTTTAGATTTGGACAAGTATAATGATTTTGAGATATCGGTCACCCCAAACATTGGTAACTTTCAGAGGGAAGATTTGATGCTGATGCCGGTACAAGGGTTCACTCAGTGTACACTACCAGAATTCAAAGTACCTCCCactcaatttattgattttattgaaCCTCCTTGGGCAACAAGATTGGCGGAATTGTACATATATCCCATTGTACGATTCGCTTATGCTCAAGGGGGGTCTGAAGTGGAGTGCAAGATTGAATTCGACAGAGAATGTCTTTTGAGAGATGGTAAGAAAAAGAATCGCCCTGATTACACTGTGAAGGTACAAATAAAGCCGGCAAAAGGAAAGGAAGCGGAATCAGGAGATAAAGGGAATTCCGAGGTTGATTTAACATGGGTTGCGGAAGTCAAACTGTGTACcctcaacaacatttgTGACACGACGAAGGCATCGCACAAAGCAATCTTGCAACAGGTTATTATAGAAATGTGGTTTGCGACATCAAAGATAGGTTTCCTCATATCATTGGACCTGATTATTAAGATTACTGTAAAagatatcaacaatgatacAGTAAAGATTGAGGTCGAAGATTGGGCAGAAGAAATGCTTGGTGTTGGAGGATGTTTACTTGTGGCTTTAGCCAAACTTAGAGAAGACGACTTTAAGATGTCAAAACTGGATCGTGAGAAGCTTGAGAGAATAAtttttaaagaaaatgCTGAAAGGACTCACTCCGGTCAGAGTTTTGGTGCCCAAAGTAAGGAGTCTGAAGGAAGTTCCAATGATGATtctggtgctggtgctggtggtggtggtggtggtaaaCAAGGTTCACCTGGTAAAGGTTCCGGTTCTAGTGGGGCAGCAGATGTACCAGGTGGTGACCATGACAGTCCTAAAAAACGCGCCAAGCGTTCCATGCGTAAACTCAAGGAAGTCAAGGCCAGTATCAAGCATCTATTCCACCTCGAAGAACCACCTAAAGAAAATAGGGCTCCCGATTCTcataaagaagaagttgtgGGCAAAAAAGCTGCAGAGCACATTCCGGATAGTGGAGCTCTTAATAattatgaagaagaagaagctaaAGTAGTTGAATCGAGCAAAGATGGAGAAGAGAACAAGGAAAACATGAATCCTCTCGAAGcagaagaaggaaaaaaagaCGAAGGTTTGGGAACTCAAAGGAGTGAATCTTCACCTCCCTCTAAACTTGGTACTGTGATGTCATTCTTTAAAAGGCACATGGAGTAA
- a CDS encoding Chs1 predicted chitin synthase gives MMNPFDDGDEQKEHSIKLPYAAYTRSSSPTKRYQPLDYDSEEDSHEGFIGFPASEIKQSQEGIKQSPNIFSRSTGRTNNQSKNTKSPFVGNAPNLEFDPNMDIDTTPRAHYTSRESPKRQRNTEVLIGDDSDDDNNINNGSPFRTSFKGSTISSQRYLDPPQPIFSPGTLYDAGHYNDDQSTYYEDEKKFDIDDGAKEVTRDDAKSLYSESTAYTGYSHLSDPNDEAQYFTESIDGNLMQNIDAAYNPHREKTITRRKVRLVGGKKGNLVLENPIPGELRKVLTRTESPFGEFTNMTYTACTSDPDTFVEEGFTLRAAKYGRETEILVCITMYNEDEFSFARTMHGVMKNVAHLCSRRKSKVWGKDSWKKIQVVIVADGRNKINESVLQLLTATGCYQDNLTRPYVNNKQVKAHLFEYTTQISIDEELKFKGDEKNLTPVQVLFCLKEQNQKKINSHRWLFNAFCPVLDPNVVVLLDVGTKPDNHAVYNLWKAFDKDSNVAGAAGEIKAMKGKGWRNLINPLVASQNFEYKLSNILDKPLESLFGYISVLPGALSAYRYIALKNHEDGTGPLASYFKGEDLLKSHEKDKENTKTNFFEANMYLAEDRILCWELVSKRGDNWVLKFVKSATGETDVPETISEFLAQRRRWINGAFFAALYSLYHGKKVWNTDHSFARKFWLHVEFMYQTVSLVFSFFSLSNFYLTYYFLTGSLVSYKHLGHNGGFWIFTLFNYLCICVLTSLFIASIGNRPHASKNIFKGLIILLTVCSLYALIVGLVFVVNTIDQFGSGNTSSYVLISIVVSLLSTYGLYTLMSILYLDPWHMLTCSVQYFLMIPAYTCTLQIFAFCNTHDVSWGTKGDNNPQDDKTNQYIIEQNAQGEYEAVVSDVNIDEVYLETLYNIRANRSGKKLQKKKATKHVLDGDDYAKDVRTKVVLFWLLANLIFIMTMVQVYEPGDTAQNIYLAFILWTVAALSLFRAVGSCGYLLHDYIRSLVEMSSKWKNRRAGYNQTNNNPLN, from the coding sequence ATGATGAACCCATTTGACGATGGCGATGAGCAGAAGGAACATTCAATAAAACTACCATATGCCGCTTATACGCGAAGTTCAAGTCCTACAAAGAGGTATCAGCCATTAGACTATGACAGTGAAGAGGATTCCCATGAAGGTTTTATTGGGTTTCCTGCATcagaaatcaaacaaagtCAAGAGGGAATTAAACAATCACCAAATATATTCTCAAGAAGCACAGGAAGAACCAACAATCAGAGCAAAAACACAAAGTCTCCGTTTGTTGGCAATGCACCAAATTTAGAGTTTGATCCTAATATGGATATTGATACTACCCCCAGAGCACACTACACTTCACGCGAATCTCCAAAGAGGCAAAGGAATACCGAGGTAttgattggtgatgataGTGATGACGACAATAACATAAATAACGGATCTCCATTCAGAACTTCATTCAAAGGAAGCACGATTAGCAGTCAAAGATACTTGGACCCCCCACAACCAATATTCTCGCCTGGTACGCTTTACGATGCTGGCCACTATAATGATGACCAAAGTACGTACTATGAGGACGAGAAGAAGTTCGACATAGACGATGGTGCAAAGGAAGTAACTAGAGATGATGCCAAATCTTTGTACTCTGAATCCACAGCGTACACGGGATATTCACACTTATCTGACCCCAATGATGAAGCTCAATATTTCACTGAGTCAATTGATGGCAACCTCATGCAAAACATTGACGCAGCGTATAATCCCCATAGGGAGAAAACCATCACACGCAGGAAGGTAAGACTAGTTGGCGGTAAGAAAGgaaatttggttttggaGAATCCTATACCAGGGGAGTTACGCAAGGTGTTGACAAGAACCGAGTCGCCATTTGGAGAATTTACCAATATGACCTATACAGCTTGTACCTCAGACCCAGATAcgtttgttgaagaaggattCACATTAAGAGCAGCGAAATATGGAAGAGAAACGGAAATTCTTGTCTGCATTACTATGTATAATGAAGACGAATTTTCATTTGCTAGAACTATGCATGGGGTGATGAAAAATGTTGCCCATTTATGTTCGAGACGTAAATCCAAAGTTTGGGGAAAAGACAGCTGGAAGAAAATTCAAGTGGttattgttgctgatggtcgaaacaaaattaatgAGTCCGTATTACAGCTACTCACTGCAACCGGTTGCTATCAGGATAATTTAACAAGGCCATATGTTAACAATAAACAAGTGAAAGCGCATTTGTTTGAATACACAACCCAGATATCTATTGATgaggaattgaaattcaagGGAGATGAGAAGAACTTGACTCCTGTTCAAGTTCTATTTTGCCTAAAAgaacaaaaccaaaagaagatCAATTCACATAGATGGTTATTCAACGCATTCTGTCCAGTATTGGACCCAAATGTCGTAGTCCTCCTTGACGTGGGAACCAAACCAGACAATCACGCTGTCTACAATTTATGGAAAGCATTTGATAAAGACTCCAATGTCGCTGGTGCCGCAGGAGAAATTAAAGCAATGAAGGGAAAAGGGTGGAGAAACTTGATTAACCCGTTGGTTGCTTCACAAAATTTCGAGTACAAGTTATCGAATATTCTTGATAAGCCATTAGAGTCATTGTTCGGATATATATCGGTGCTTCCGGGGGCTTTATCTGCATACCGTTACATTGCACTCAAAAACCACGAGGACGGCACCGGGCCCTTGGCGTCCTATTTTAAAGGTGAAGACTTACTCAAGTCTCACGAAAAAGACAAGGAAAAcaccaaaaccaatttctttgaagCAAATATGTATTTGGCAGAGGATAGGATATTGTGTTGGGaacttgtttcaaaaagggGTGACAATTgggttttgaaatttgtaaaGCTGGCTACAGGAGAAACAGATGTACCGGAAACTATATCTGAATTTCTAGCACAAAGGAGAAGGTGGATCAATGGTGCTTTCTTTGCAGCTTTGTACTCCTTATACCATGGAAAAAAGGTCTGGAATACAGACCATTCATTTGCGAGAAAGTTTTGGCTTCACGTTGAATTCATGTATCAAACAGTGAGTTTGGtgttttcattcttttcattgaGTAACTTTTACTTGACTTACTATTTCCTTACTGGTTCACTTGTGTCGTACAAGCACTTGGGTCATAATGGTGGTTTCTGGATCTTCACATTGTTCAATTACCTATGCATTTGTGTTTTGACCTCGCTATTCATTGCTTCCATTGGAAACCGACCACACGCTTCAAAGAATATATTCAAAGGTCTCATAATATTGCTAACGGTTTGTTCATTGTATGCTTTAATTGTGGGATTAGTTTTTGTTGTCAACACAATAGACCAATTTGGCCTGGGAAATACCTCGTCGTACGTTTTGATAAGTATCGTGGTATCGCTACTTTCCACCTATGGATTATACACACTAATGTCAATATTATACTTAGATCCGTGGCATATGTTGACTTGTTCTGTCCAATACTTCCTAATGATTCCTGCTTACACCTGCACATTGCAAATTTTTGCATTCTGTAATACCCACGATGTATCTTGGGGTACAAAGGGAGATAACAACCCACAAGATGATAAGACGAATCAATATATTATCGAACAGAATGCTCAGGGTGAGTACGAAGCGGTTGTACTGGATGTGAATATCGACGAAGTTTATCTTGAAACATTGTACAATATTAGGGCCAACAGATCTGGTAAAAAGctacaaaagaagaaagcCACTAAGCATGTTTTAGACGGAGACGATTACGCAAAAGATGTTCGAACAAAGGTGGTGCTTTTCTGGTTGTTGGCCAATTTGATCTTCATCATGACTATGGTTCAAGTTTATGAGCCTGGAGATACCGCTCAAAATATTTACCTTGCCTTTATTTTGTGGACGGTGGCGGCACTCTCTCTTTTTAGAGCTGTTGGCTCTTGTGGTTATTTGCTTCATGATTACATTCGCAGCTTAGTTGAGATGTCTAGTAAATGGAAAAACAGAAGAGCAGGCTACAATCAGACAAACAACAACCCTTTGAATTAA
- a CDS encoding Chs1 predicted chitin synthase, giving the protein MTLEGEIAPLEACFSYSDYIEAFYPNGCEVDNLQNDMECDSVDIDVNISSGQEQCCKRKRGPYRD; this is encoded by the coding sequence ATGACTCTAGAAGGTGAGATAGCCCCGTTGGAAGCGTGCTTTAGTTACAGTGACTACATTGAAGCGTTCTATCCAAATGGGTGTGAAGTTGACAACTTGCAAAACGACATGGAATGTGATAGTGTAGATATAGATGTAAATATTAGTTCTGGACAAGAACAATGTTGTAAACGTAAAAGGGGTCCATACAGAGACTAA
- a CDS encoding Sla2 actin binding protein — MSRAEVDLQTSVKKACNSDEVPPKRKHVRACIVYTWDHKNSRAFWNAVKIQPLQSNEISLFKALIMIHKVLQEGHPNTLKDGYRNRDFVASLATVFPTHGSAYGRLINQYDRYILQKLDFHRNNPGFNGTFEYEEYLSLRAVSDPNEGYESILQLMDLQDSINDLQKLIFATIHRSHGNLCKVSALVPLITESYGIYKFCISMLRAMYQQLGADEALTVLFDRFESQHFMLRDFYTDCHSIKFLTSLITIPRLPNSSPDLQVDEDGRSIAESTSARTGEQNISRARSISAEPPSIPPSISTDQIPSQQTGYLFEQQQEQERIQRQLELQRQQQLQEQQEQQRLFEQQQREQERRFMEEQQALQMQQTQQQQGRVSELEHDLLMFKNQYDNDQQLLQQYDTRVKSLENEMAAFNNTATQQVASKNEQIQNLEEQIANWTKKYESLAKLYSQLRQEHLNLLAKFKKIQQKISSAQESIAKKEKLEKDLKAKNVELADLIRERDRARLELDRVKASKDQEIEKLETEIRDLNISAKESGKLQNMNLTTIMSKHEEELNDLKAQLERYSKNGEPGTMDGLHAQLRDKETELAIANQSLEEAYKEIGRIKNDQDDILNAEIDHIIMTHISKFKSLIDVFLDNSIRRILDIKHELTLNTLGSNNNSSPEYLLSVVELCSDTATDFASTFNGYIAEENNQDEETFSNVILYSSSLVTYLNDSSQTAKSLSQASSGKEEEKLLTQMMKVLDDAEEYYQGLKSEKLEQLDNQEDRIDSIIDSNLELQTSLKDLAGLADSLKLSTGIQFKGDLESLVNKEMQQTVDAVNSASKYLTDLLKNPNIYGGNIEIHETLISCAKAIIDAVARLIQASVESQREIVEKGKGTQSNTEFYRKNSRWTEGLISAAKAVAGATNILIQISDGVLQKKNTHEELIVASNEVAASTAQLVAASRVKANFMSKSQDALESASGDVTRACKSLVNKVQGLLSNGDSQNDNIDLSKLTPYEGKTLEMEQQVEILKLENKLQAARRRLGEIRKHGYKDDDSDDE, encoded by the coding sequence ATGAGTCGTGCAGAGGTAGATTTACAGACAAGTGTGAAGAAAGCATGCAACAGTGACGAAGTTCCACCCAAGAGAAAGCATGTGAGAGCATGTATAGTGTACACTTGGGATCATAAGAATTCGCGAGCTTTTTGGAATGCGGTCAAGATTCAGCCATTGCAAAGCAACGAGATTCTGTTGTTCAAGGCACTTATTATGATACACAAAGTGTTACAGGAAGGCCACCCAAACACTTTAAAAGATGGTTACCGGAACCGAGACTTTGTTGCTTCATTGGCTACGGTATTTCCAACTCATGGACTGGCATACGGTAGGTTGATTAATCAGTATGACCGGtatattttgcaaaagttgGACTTTCATCGTAACAATCCCGGTTTTAATGGAACGTTCGAATACGAGGAGTATCTCTCATTGAGAGCAGTCAGCGACCCGAATGAAGGGTATGAATCTATCTTACAATTGATGGATCTTCAGGATCTGATTAATGACTTGCAAAAGCtcatttttgcaacaatacATCGCTCACATGGAAATTTGTGCAAAGTCAGTGCATTAGTACCTTTGATCACAGAGTCCTACGGGATTTACAAATTCTGTATTTCAATGCTCAGAGCAAtgtatcaacaattgggtGCAGATGAGGCATTGACGGTCTTGTTTGATAGGTTTGAGTCTCAGCATTTTATGTTACGTGACTTTTACACTGATTGCCactcaatcaaatttttaaCTAGCTTGATTACTATTCCTCGCCTTCCAAATAGCTCTCCTGACTTACAGGTGGACGAAGATGGAAGATCCATAGCTGAAAGTACTTCTGCTAGAACTGGGGAACAAAACATTTCGAGAGCAAGGTCCATCAGTGCAGAACCTCCTAGTATTCCACcctcaatttcaactgaTCAAATTCCATCTCAACAAACTGGCTATCTTTTcgaacaacaacaagagcAAGAGAGAATTCAAAGACAGCTTGAGTTACAAcgccaacaacaacttcaagaacaacaagaacaacaacgtTTATTTGAACAGCAACAAAGGGAGCAAGAAAGACGGTTCATGGAAGAGCAGCAAGCTCTTCAAATGCAACAAACACAGCAACAGCAAGGACGCGTGTCTGAATTGGAGCATGATTTGCTCATGTTTAAGAACCAATACGACAATGATCAACAGTTATTGCAACAATATGACACAAGAGTTAAATCTTTAGAAAATGAAATGGCGGCTTTCAATAATACTGCCACCCAACAAGTTGCTTCTAAGAATGAGCAGATTCAAAACTTGGAAGAACAGATAGCAAATTGGACCAAAAAGTATGAGTCGCTTGCTAAGTTATACTCGCAATTGCGCCAAgaacatttgaatttattggctaaattcaaaaaaattcaacaaaaaataagCAGTGCACAGGAATCCATTGCCAAAAAGGAGAAACTTGAAAAGGACTTGAAGGCCAAGAATGTGGAGTTGGCTGATTTGATTAGAGAACGTGACCGAGCAAGACTTGAATTGGACAGAGTGAAGGCCTCGAAGGACCAAGAGATTGAGAAGCTAGAAACAGAAATAAGAGATCTCAACATTTCCGCCAAAGAATCTGgtaaattgcaaaacatGAATCTCACTACCATTATGTCAAAACACGAAGAGGAGTTGAATGACTTGAAGGCTCAATTGGAGCGCTATTCCAAGAACGGAGAGCCTGGGACTATGGACGGTTTACATGCTCAATTGCGAGACAAGGAAACTGAATTGGCAATTGCCAATCAGTCTCTTGAAGAAGCTTACAAGGAGATTGGCCGAATCAAGAATGATCAAgatgatattttgaatgCAGAGATTGACCACATTATCATGACCCATATCTCCAAGTTCAAAAGCTTAATCGATGTATTCTTGGATAACAGTATCAGACGCATTTTGGATATCAAACACGAGTTGACATTGAACACATTGGGATCAAACAATAATTCGTCTCCCGAATACTTGTTGTCGGTTGTTGAGCTTTGTTCTGATACAGCGACCGACTTTGCATCAACGTTCAATGGATACATAGCCGAGGAAAACAATCAAGACGAGGAAACGTTCTCCAATGTCATCCTATACAGCTCTTCGTTAGTCACATATTTGAACGATTCGCTGCAAACAGCAAAGAGTCTTTCGCAGGCCTCCTCAGGCAAAGAGGAAGAGAAACTTTTGACCCAAATGATGAAAGTTCTCGATGACGCGGAGGAATATTATCAAGGGTTGAAATCAGAGaaacttgaacaattggataACCAAGAAGATAGAATCGATCTGATAATCGATAGCAATCTCGAGTTACAGACTTCCTTGAAGGACTTGGCGGGTTTGGCTGATTCCTTGAAGTTGTCTACAGGTATCCAATTTAAAGGTGATCTAGAAAGTCTCGTAAACAAGGAAATGCAGCAAACGGTTGATGCAGTCAACTCTGCTTCTAAGTATTTGACcgatttgttgaagaacCCAAACATTTATGGTGGTAACATCGAGATACATGaaactttgatttcatGTGCTAAAGCAATAATTGATGCGGTGGCACGATTGATACAAGCTTCAGTTGAATCGCAACGTGAAATTGTCGAGAAAGGCAAGGGTACACAATCGAATACAGAATTTTACAGGAAGAACAGCAGATGGACTGAAGGACTTATTAGTGCAGCAAAAGCAGTAGCCGGTGCAACAAAcatattgattcaaatttcgGATGGTGTTTTGCAGAAGAAGAACACCCATGAAGAGTTGATAGTGGCTTCGAATGAAGTGGCTGCATCAACGGCTCAATTAGTTGCTGCATCCAGGGTTAAGGCCAATTTCATGTCAAAATCTCAAGACGCTTTAGAATCAGCATCTGGTGACGTTACTCGTGCATGCAAATCTCTAGTGAACAAAGTTCAAGGATTGTTGAGTAATGGGGACCTGCAAAATGACAACATTGACTTGAGTAAATTAACTCCTTATGAAGGTAAGACTCTCGAGATGGAGCAACaggttgaaattttgaagctTGAGAATAAGCTTCAAGCGGCAAGAAGGAGACTCGGAGAGATCAGGAAACATGGCTACAAGGATGACGATAGCGATGACGAGTAG